From Pseudonocardia autotrophica, one genomic window encodes:
- the folB gene encoding dihydroneopterin aldolase, which yields MSDRIELRGLRVYGRHGVFEHERRDGQEFVVDLVVHADLAAAAASDDLADTLDYGALAQLAAAVVGGPPRNLIESVAGAVADSVLDSDERIRAIEVTLHKPSAPIPLTFDDVAVVLHRSRA from the coding sequence GTGAGTGACCGGATCGAGCTGCGCGGGCTGCGGGTGTACGGCAGGCACGGGGTCTTCGAGCACGAGCGTCGCGACGGCCAGGAGTTCGTCGTCGATCTCGTCGTGCACGCCGATCTGGCGGCCGCGGCGGCATCCGACGATCTCGCCGACACCCTCGACTACGGTGCGCTCGCGCAGCTGGCCGCGGCGGTCGTCGGCGGGCCACCGCGGAACCTGATCGAGTCGGTCGCGGGTGCGGTCGCCGACTCCGTCCTCGACTCCGACGAGCGCATCCGCGCGATCGAGGTGACCCTGCACAAGCCGTCCGCCCCGATCCCGCTGACCTTCGACGACGTCGCGGTCGTGCTGCACCGGAGCCGGGCGTGA